A single genomic interval of Adhaeribacter pallidiroseus harbors:
- a CDS encoding DUF3817 domain-containing protein: MQTPLRRFRIIGIIEGISYLILLGIAMPLKYLMGIPEMVKVVGWAHGVLFVLFGLALLHVWVNRRWSFGRAFLAFLASLVPFGTFIFDKSLKREEKLVNN; encoded by the coding sequence ATGCAAACACCACTCAGGCGGTTCCGGATAATAGGCATTATAGAAGGCATTTCGTATTTAATTTTACTGGGTATTGCCATGCCTTTAAAATATTTAATGGGCATTCCGGAAATGGTAAAAGTAGTGGGCTGGGCGCACGGGGTGCTTTTTGTCTTATTTGGGCTGGCTTTGCTGCACGTTTGGGTAAACCGGCGCTGGAGTTTCGGGCGGGCTTTCCTGGCTTTCCTGGCTTCGCTGGTACCTTTCGGCACATTTATTTTTGATAAAAGCCTGAAGCGCGAAGAAAAACTGGTGAATAATTGA
- a CDS encoding glycoside hydrolase family 16 protein, translated as MKRSWVLTLLFACLLAPTYLSAQSKSPSAFKSKNFKKTDAWQLVWADEFNVPGMPDPKNWTFEKGFVRNHEAQWYQPENARCENGFLIIMGRREQKPNPNYQANNPDWRRNRENANYTSASLNTKGLHEWQYGRWEMRGKINISPGLWPAFWTLGVAGEWPRNGEVDIMEYYRDSLLANLAWGTDKQYRAKWSTTKKAVTSFPDSNWAQKFHVWRMDWDEKFIRLYVDDLLLNEVNLIQTINQDGTNKNPFHHPHYMLLNLAIGGDNGGDPTQTTFPTRFEVDYVRVYQKANAAK; from the coding sequence ATGAAACGATCCTGGGTTCTTACGCTATTGTTCGCCTGCTTATTGGCTCCAACTTATTTGTCTGCCCAAAGCAAGTCCCCTTCAGCCTTTAAATCGAAAAATTTTAAAAAAACGGATGCCTGGCAACTCGTTTGGGCCGATGAATTTAACGTACCCGGCATGCCCGATCCGAAGAACTGGACTTTTGAAAAAGGTTTTGTCCGGAACCACGAAGCGCAGTGGTACCAACCCGAAAACGCCCGGTGCGAAAACGGATTTTTAATTATTATGGGCCGCCGCGAACAAAAGCCAAATCCTAATTACCAAGCTAACAACCCGGACTGGCGCCGGAACCGGGAAAATGCAAATTACACGTCGGCCAGTTTAAATACCAAAGGCTTACATGAATGGCAATACGGCCGCTGGGAAATGCGTGGCAAAATAAACATCAGTCCGGGTCTTTGGCCCGCTTTCTGGACTTTGGGCGTAGCCGGCGAGTGGCCCCGCAACGGTGAAGTAGACATTATGGAATATTACCGCGATTCGCTGCTGGCCAACCTAGCCTGGGGCACGGATAAACAATACCGTGCCAAGTGGAGCACTACTAAAAAGGCCGTCACTTCTTTCCCGGATTCTAACTGGGCACAGAAGTTCCACGTGTGGCGCATGGACTGGGACGAAAAATTTATCCGGCTGTACGTGGATGATCTATTGTTGAACGAAGTAAACCTCATCCAAACCATCAACCAGGATGGCACAAATAAAAACCCGTTTCACCACCCGCATTATATGTTATTAAACTTAGCCATTGGCGGCGATAACGGGGGAGACCCAACGCAAACTACGTTCCCTACCCGCTTTGAAGTAGATTACGTACGGGTATACCAGAAAGCAAATGCTGCTAAATAA
- a CDS encoding Mut7-C RNAse domain-containing protein, which yields MDKTASFRFVGALNDFLPKAQKEKAIRYSFGGTPAVKDAIEALGVPHPAVAVIVINKKPVAFNYWLQAEDTVEVYPQEYPTKWPQAPKLRVELPQPPAFILDVHLGKLAKSLRLLGFNTIYENNYDDQTIADRAAAENRVVLTRDIGLLKLRIVQWGYWLRSQNSEKQLAEVLAHYNLFNKVQPFTRCLMCNGLLLNVPKEAVLTQLPPKTKIYFQEFHQCQTCRRVFWKGSHYERMEQYVQQLHLPETDR from the coding sequence ATGGATAAAACAGCCAGTTTCCGGTTTGTGGGAGCGCTTAACGATTTTCTGCCCAAAGCTCAAAAAGAAAAGGCAATCCGGTACAGTTTCGGCGGCACACCCGCCGTGAAGGATGCCATTGAAGCATTGGGGGTACCGCACCCGGCAGTAGCAGTAATAGTGATAAACAAGAAACCTGTGGCTTTTAACTATTGGCTCCAGGCAGAAGATACCGTGGAAGTTTATCCGCAAGAATACCCTACTAAATGGCCCCAGGCTCCTAAGCTGCGAGTAGAACTACCACAACCACCTGCGTTTATCCTGGACGTGCACCTGGGTAAACTAGCCAAAAGCCTGCGCCTGCTGGGTTTTAATACCATTTACGAAAATAATTACGACGACCAAACCATTGCCGATAGAGCCGCCGCCGAAAACCGCGTAGTACTTACCCGCGACATAGGCTTGCTAAAATTAAGAATAGTACAATGGGGTTACTGGCTGCGTTCGCAAAATTCTGAAAAACAATTAGCCGAAGTGCTGGCTCATTATAACCTGTTCAACAAAGTTCAACCGTTTACCCGCTGTTTGATGTGCAACGGCTTATTACTAAACGTACCGAAAGAAGCGGTGTTAACTCAATTGCCGCCCAAAACTAAAATTTACTTTCAGGAATTTCACCAATGCCAGACTTGCCGGCGCGTATTCTGGAAAGGTTCGCACTACGAACGTATGGAGCAATATGTACAACAACTGCATTTACCGGAAACAGATCGTTAA
- a CDS encoding EamA family transporter, giving the protein MAKTTKVPRWLVLVAFANIYLVWGSTYLAIVFGLDGIPPFILSFMRFLTAGVILFVWCLFKGEPLPTRRNFGLNAACGSFMLVGGSGLVTWAEQFISSGSAAILIATEPFWFVLLDKKCWSTYFSHKLIIWGLIIGFAGVILFFILPGKASLMSGSEEHLIAYLVLLGSSVLWVVGSLLSKNTGDQKDSTVMTTAQQLMAAGAVSFVISLFTQEWPSFSLAEVTVKAWGGLAFLIIMGSLVAYLSFIWLISVRPPALVSTHTYINPVVAVLLGGLFAAENITLGQVAALGIILAGVLLTNIPGYKKQLTTSK; this is encoded by the coding sequence ATGGCTAAAACCACTAAAGTTCCCCGTTGGCTGGTATTGGTAGCCTTTGCCAATATTTACCTGGTTTGGGGTTCAACGTACCTGGCTATCGTTTTTGGCCTCGATGGCATACCACCTTTTATTTTGTCGTTTATGCGTTTTTTAACGGCCGGCGTTATTTTATTTGTGTGGTGTTTATTCAAAGGCGAACCTTTGCCCACACGCCGGAATTTTGGTTTAAATGCCGCCTGCGGATCTTTCATGTTGGTTGGTGGCTCCGGGTTGGTCACCTGGGCCGAGCAATTTATTAGTTCGGGCAGCGCGGCTATTTTAATTGCTACAGAGCCGTTTTGGTTTGTTTTGCTGGATAAAAAATGCTGGTCCACGTACTTTTCGCACAAATTAATTATCTGGGGCCTGATTATCGGGTTTGCGGGCGTAATCCTGTTTTTTATTCTACCTGGTAAAGCCAGTCTTATGTCCGGTTCGGAAGAACACCTAATTGCCTACCTGGTTTTATTGGGCAGTTCCGTTTTATGGGTAGTGGGTTCCCTGCTTTCTAAAAATACCGGCGACCAAAAAGATTCTACGGTAATGACAACGGCGCAGCAACTCATGGCGGCGGGCGCAGTAAGTTTTGTTATTAGTTTATTTACCCAAGAATGGCCAAGCTTTTCGTTGGCCGAGGTAACGGTAAAAGCCTGGGGCGGCTTAGCATTTTTAATTATTATGGGATCGCTGGTCGCTTATTTATCTTTTATCTGGCTTATTTCCGTGAGGCCACCCGCTTTGGTGAGTACGCACACCTACATCAATCCGGTAGTGGCGGTATTGCTGGGTGGTTTGTTCGCCGCCGAAAACATTACGCTGGGGCAAGTGGCCGCCTTAGGAATTATTCTGGCAGGAGTGTTGCTGACTAACATTCCGGGTTATAAAAAGCAATTAACTACTTCCAAGTAG
- a CDS encoding DinB family protein, translating into MKTRINELLISYREIYRGPNWIEVSLQPVLADVDSTLAFTDPPGNRNSIAKIVCHLVFIRQYLIKKLQGDLSTVIDQDKSFNTAAYGSHPETAWQNLQEELARTFQEITDLLPAAEPALLEKQVLPRDYSFDYLIAGIIQHEAYHTGQLEFLKKQLQQLALNK; encoded by the coding sequence ATGAAAACCAGAATAAACGAATTACTCATTAGTTACCGGGAAATATACCGGGGACCAAACTGGATTGAAGTAAGCCTGCAGCCGGTTTTAGCCGACGTAGATAGTACTTTGGCTTTTACCGATCCACCCGGCAATCGTAACTCTATTGCTAAAATCGTTTGCCACCTGGTTTTTATCCGGCAATATTTAATCAAAAAGCTGCAAGGCGACCTAAGCACCGTTATTGACCAAGACAAATCTTTTAACACGGCTGCTTATGGTAGTCATCCGGAAACTGCCTGGCAAAACTTACAAGAGGAACTGGCCCGTACTTTTCAGGAAATAACGGACCTGTTACCAGCCGCCGAACCAGCATTGTTAGAAAAACAGGTTTTGCCCCGCGATTACAGTTTCGATTATTTAATTGCCGGCATTATCCAGCACGAAGCCTATCATACCGGGCAACTCGAATTTTTAAAAAAGCAACTGCAGCAACTCGCTTTAAATAAGTAA
- a CDS encoding CGNR zinc finger domain-containing protein, with product MANQNTIKTIQFDGGVLCFDFVNTLRSRKVEKVHNYLATYADFLILCRRVQILPESTLDQLDQYSAQNPEAAEAALEAIVAVRENLYRLFSAIAAGTIPTAAVVATFNQNLSGALAGVFLTWQGPDYALQQEVYENELEGPLKIILYSAYQTLVHEDRKRIKECAECGWLFLDKTKNGKRLWCNPVDCGSTTKSRRYYHRQKQKEE from the coding sequence ATGGCGAATCAAAATACCATAAAAACGATTCAGTTTGATGGGGGAGTACTTTGTTTTGATTTCGTAAATACCCTACGCAGCCGAAAAGTAGAGAAAGTACATAACTACCTGGCGACCTACGCCGATTTTTTAATTTTGTGCCGGCGGGTGCAGATTTTGCCGGAAAGTACCTTAGATCAATTAGACCAGTATAGTGCGCAAAACCCCGAAGCGGCCGAAGCGGCCTTAGAAGCTATTGTGGCGGTGCGTGAAAACTTGTACCGTCTTTTCTCAGCGATTGCCGCTGGTACTATTCCAACCGCCGCAGTGGTGGCTACTTTTAATCAAAACTTATCTGGGGCGTTGGCCGGGGTTTTTCTTACTTGGCAAGGCCCGGACTACGCGCTGCAACAAGAAGTATATGAGAATGAATTGGAAGGTCCGTTAAAAATAATTTTGTATTCGGCTTACCAAACGCTGGTTCACGAAGACCGGAAAAGAATAAAAGAATGTGCCGAATGCGGTTGGTTATTTTTAGATAAAACCAAAAATGGCAAGCGGCTCTGGTGTAATCCCGTGGATTGCGGCAGCACGACCAAATCCCGGAGGTATTATCACCGCCAAAAACAAAAAGAAGAATAA
- a CDS encoding D-arabinono-1,4-lactone oxidase, protein MKRRTFNKLSSTVTAGSAILPFTEWLPADPLKNWAGNIEFSTNKVVYPKSAAKMQALVKKIPQLKVLGTRHCFNRIADSQHHLLSTKELNQVVSLDTQTHTVTVEGGIKYGELAPYLHEKGYALHNLASLPHISVAGSIITATHGSGVKNGNLATAVVGLEFIDAAGNLHQISREKNADLFNGMVVNLGAIGIITKVTLALEPAFTMQQRVYERLPLEQLKENFDQIVSAGYSVSLFTDWVHNSINEVWVKSRLDNTANQQALPEFYGAIAATKNLHPIVEVSAENCTEQLGVSGPWYERLPHFKMGFTPSTGVELQTEYFVPQNQAVEAIQALARLGKQISPHLFISEIRTIAADELWLSPCYQRPSVALHFTWKQDWPAVSKLLPVIEKELAPYQARPHWGKLFTMAPQVLATHYEKLPEFKKIVAQFDPKGKFRNDFLNSTIFGS, encoded by the coding sequence ATGAAAAGAAGAACCTTTAATAAATTAAGTTCTACGGTTACCGCTGGCAGCGCCATTTTACCATTTACCGAATGGCTGCCGGCCGACCCTTTAAAAAACTGGGCCGGTAATATTGAATTCAGCACCAATAAGGTTGTGTACCCCAAGTCGGCGGCGAAAATGCAAGCTTTGGTAAAGAAAATACCGCAGTTGAAAGTATTAGGTACCCGGCATTGTTTTAACCGCATTGCCGATAGCCAGCACCATTTACTTTCGACGAAAGAACTAAACCAAGTAGTTTCGCTGGATACCCAAACCCACACTGTAACCGTGGAAGGGGGCATTAAATACGGCGAATTAGCCCCTTACCTGCACGAAAAAGGCTATGCTTTGCATAACCTGGCTTCGCTGCCGCATATTTCGGTGGCGGGTTCTATTATTACGGCTACGCATGGCTCCGGCGTAAAAAATGGCAATTTAGCCACCGCCGTGGTAGGCTTAGAGTTTATAGATGCTGCCGGGAACCTGCACCAAATATCCCGGGAAAAAAATGCTGACCTATTTAACGGGATGGTGGTAAACTTGGGCGCAATCGGCATTATTACAAAAGTTACTTTGGCCTTAGAACCGGCTTTTACCATGCAGCAACGCGTGTATGAGCGCTTACCCCTGGAGCAGTTAAAAGAAAATTTCGACCAAATTGTTTCGGCGGGTTACAGCGTGAGCTTGTTTACCGATTGGGTACATAACAGCATCAACGAAGTCTGGGTAAAAAGCCGCCTGGATAATACGGCTAACCAGCAAGCTCTTCCGGAGTTCTACGGGGCGATAGCCGCTACCAAAAACCTGCATCCCATTGTGGAGGTTTCCGCCGAAAACTGTACCGAGCAGTTAGGCGTTTCCGGACCCTGGTACGAGCGTTTACCGCATTTTAAAATGGGTTTCACGCCCAGCACCGGCGTAGAACTGCAAACCGAATATTTCGTGCCGCAAAATCAGGCTGTGGAAGCGATTCAGGCCCTGGCCCGCCTGGGTAAACAAATTAGTCCGCACCTGTTTATTTCCGAAATCCGCACCATCGCCGCCGACGAATTGTGGCTGAGCCCCTGCTACCAGCGCCCCAGCGTAGCCCTGCATTTTACCTGGAAACAAGACTGGCCGGCCGTGAGTAAGTTATTGCCCGTTATCGAAAAAGAATTAGCCCCGTATCAAGCCCGCCCGCACTGGGGAAAATTGTTCACGATGGCCCCCCAGGTACTAGCCACCCACTACGAAAAGCTCCCGGAATTTAAAAAAATAGTAGCCCAGTTCGACCCGAAAGGCAAGTTCCGCAACGATTTTTTAAATTCCACCATTTTCGGCAGCTAG